Genomic window (Lutra lutra chromosome 17, mLutLut1.2, whole genome shotgun sequence):
TGGGTGTGCAGGACCTGAGTTGGGTAAGAGCACAGGGAAAGGGGGCACAGGAGATGGAGGTGCAGAGAACAAGCAGTGTAGGTGTGAGAGAGTCAATGGGTAAAATGCACCTAAGTTATAGTGTGTGGAGTGTTCTAAGCACACGATGGGGCTTATGGCACAAGAGTACAGCATGGGCATGGAAATTGAGGGTGTGCCACATCCCGGACTCTCTGGAGTTAAGGGATAAAGAggtcatggaaacaaatggtaaaatggagaggagagagtGTGGCCATGTGAGTGAGGGGCAGGGCTGTTAAGAAGCATGggagatttcatcaagatcaaaagcttctgcacagcaaaggaaacagtcaacaaaacaaagaggcaacccacggaatgggagaaggtatttgcaaatgacagtacagacgaaaggttgatatccaggatctataaagaactcctcaaactcaacacacacaaaacagacaattatattaaaaaatggacagaagatatgaacagacacttctccagtgaagacatacaaatggctatcagacacatgaaaaaatgttcatcatcactagccatcagggagattcaaattaaaaccacattgagataccaccttacaccacttagaatggccaaaattagcaagacaggaaacaacatgtgttggaggggatgtggagaaaggggaacctcttacactgctggtgggaatgcaaattggtgcagccactttggagaacagtgtggagattcctcaagaaattaaaaagagagcttccctatgatcctgccattgcactactgggtattgaccccaaagatacagatgtagtgaaaagaagggccatctgtaccccaatgtttatagcagcaatggccacggttgccaaactgtggaaagaacgaagatgcccttcaacggatgaatggataaggaagatgtggtccatatacactatggagtatgatgcctccatcagaaaggatgaatacccaacttttgtagcaacatggacgggactggaagagattatgctgagtgaaataagtccagcagagagagtcaattatcatatggtttcacttatttgtggagcataacaaatatcatggaggacaaggggagatggagaagagaagggagttgagggaaattggaaggggaggtgaaccacgagagactatggactctgaaaaacaatctgacgGTTTtgaggggcgaggggtgggaggttgggggaaccaggtagtgggtattagagagggcacggattgcatggagcactgggtgtggtgcaaaaacaatgaatactgttaggctgaaaagaaatttaaaaaaaataaagatagagtTGAATATTGGATGTCTCATGCCTCGGGTGTGGAGAATTGGTCAAGGTGCTTACTGCCGATGTCGATTGTCTCGGTGGTTCTGGATATGGGGTCAGTTTACCACAATTTATGCTTGTACTTGCCATGGCTCTACACTTCTGAACTTGTCCTTGCAAATGTCTGTACCATGTCATATCCCAGCTTCTGCGTACCCACAAGTCTCTGCCTGTCATTCAATGGTCACTTTgcatgttgaaaaaaattaacagataatgtaaaggaaaaaaaatataaacctaCAGCCAAGCATCCTCTTTATCCAGATTCACCAAGCATTGCTGTTTTATCACAAATTcctttttatctgtttatatgCTTTTGCTGTTACATATGACAATACTTTTCCAACATCTGGACACTTTCACCGTAATCtctggatatttattttcttatgtcaaaggcattctcctttcttttttctttcttttttattttttgtttttttgtaagatttgtttaaaagtaaactcagagagggtgacaaaccatgaaagactctggcctctgggaaagaaactgagggttacgGAAGGGAGAGAGGTGAGGGATGAGGTAACCAGGTGtcagatattaaggagggcacgtgttgtgatgagcactttggtgttacacacaactgatgaatccttgaacactacgtcaaaaactaatgatgtactatttgTTGGCTAACTGTACAcaaataaatagggaaaaaagtaaaCTGTGAAGTAACATGGAGCTGGAagtcacaaccccgagatcaagcgTCAAACCTTCCACcaccagagccagccaggtgccccaaggtcatTCTCCTAACACAAGAAAACTGTCATACATGTATGAGCAATACTAGTGTCATGCCTTCATTTCCCTGACTGTCCATATACAGATTTCCTGCAGTGACACAATGatgtcatttttgtttgttctcaGGAATCTTGGATCCAGTCAtgtcagggatttttttttaaagattttttattcatttacttgacagagagagagatcacaggtaggcagagaggcaggcagagagagagagagagagaaggaagaggctccctgctgagcagagagcccgatgcgggactccatcccaggaccctgagatcatgacctgagctgaaggcagaggcttaacccactgagccacccaggcaccccagggattttttttattggCTTCGTTCTTTAGTCTTTAATCAAGATCAGGTACCACTCTTGCTTTGTCTTTGTCCTCAGTGATAGTGACAGTATTGAGGAATGCTGTCTTTGTTTTGCAGAATGTCCCTCATTGTTGGTGTAtctctccaggcctctctcccagctctctGTCCTTTGCTTGTGGCCAATGAAATTTGTCTTCCTCCAGATTTCCCCTTtgtgtaaggacaccagtcatgatGCACTAGTGGCCAACCTACTCCACTTGACCTCATGTTAACAGATTCCATCTGCAGGGACCCTAATTCCTAAGAAGggcatattctgaggtactgggagttaagACTTCAGCATATTTTGATGAGACTCATTGCAACCCATTATAGATGGAGTAAGTTGATGTCATAGAAAAGGGCATCATTACAAATGTGTTTTTTCCAGATAATGAGAAAGAAGCCTGGAAATTGGGGAGCAAAGAGAAAAGGTCTTTCTCAGACCAGTAATGAGTTCCAGCTGAGATGctgtttccctccttcctcctgagaGACCATGTGTTCATAACTTGAAAACCATTACTTCTGTCTCTCAACGCTGTCaccctgcccctttcccctggGCTCTTTGGCTCCCTCACACCCACTCTCCTCTCCAGCGTTCTCTGGCCTAGTGCCTGTTTTCTACCCATGCTTCTTATTTCCCCCCAGGCTTTGTGTCCTTTTCCCACATGCCAGCAGTATCATGAGAGTTGCTAGCTAGAAACTTGTAGTTGTTCTTCACACTTGGCACCTGggagaaaggtttttaaaaatattctcatctCCCAAGCCTGTCAGTGCCAATGCTTCTTCAGGTGAAATGATAATTGCAGTTGTGAAGGGAGGGGAGCTCCCAGAGTCATAAAAACCCATCTCAGGGCCCAGCTGCCCTTCCTCCTATGCTCCTCCACCTATGCTGCCTGCTCTGACCATCACCCTAAGCCCTCTAGTTGGGCAGCAGGAAGAATTTGGTGGGTTCTCTGCATCTTTCTACCTGAGAGGTACAATCTGGAAGGCAAGGAGTTGTCTCAGGAGTCCAGGTAAGGGAGCATAGTGGACAAAGGGGGATTTCTGTGTATGAATGTGGTCCAGTGCCGAAGCTGGGTATGGAGGTGGAATCCATCCCGAGGCAGGAGCTGAGTCAGTAAAGAGAGATGTGGATGCTAGACCAGCACCCACCCCTGATGACTCCTGAGGCCACAGAGTAGAATCCTCCCTGACAgtgactgttgtgttttcatcgGAGGGGTTGtcaaaactgactttttaaagtgttaattttaattccacttaCTTACCATACAGAGTTATATTATGTTCAGGTGAGGAATATAGTAGTTCAACATTTTCTCCAGAGATCTCTGATTTTTAATGTGCCTGAGGACGGTCGTTCTGGAGTGAGTCTGCTGTTGAGTCTTTGTTACAGGAGCCATAGCATAATTTGCAGATCTTGACATGTGCAGGCGTAATACCTCAATGTTTGTAATAAATGTTGGACGAATGTGTAGAAATCATGTGATCATGAGCAGACACAATGTGTCAGATCACAGTTGCTGGAGTGGATATGTTTTCTCTAACTCTGGGTCTATGAAGTGCTTAATGGATTAAATACTTGTGTATCAATTGGTTATGGAGGGACTTTTCCCATTAAAGTAGGGAAgcatcatttaagaaaaatagaacttaATACATTTCAGACATGATTCTTAGGCTCTAATGTATCTTGTGTTGTGTACGCTGCTATTAAATAATAGAATACCAATCCAAAAACTATGTCACTTTTACAAGGTACAAGGTTTTTGCTGTACATTGCATTTTGCATGTCTGGTATTTCAGTATCTTGCACAGATCTTGCTTTACAGCTACTAATTTTATTTCATCAGGTattcataaatacatacatacataatctGAATGTAGtcattattttgtttctactttACACAACGTAATCTGGCAGTGGTGCTTCTTGTGCAGAGTCTATGCCTTGTACATTTGCTCCTGGAATGAAAGCAAATGATTCTTTCTGTTGCTGTGCTAATTTTGAGTCATTCTTGCATTCATTTAGTCCAGCTTGTTGTGGGGTAGGGTCCTGCATCTTTGTAGAACTGTAGTCAGTGCATCTACAGTTTATTACTAAGTCTAAAGCTTTATTTAAGTTCATATTTGATTATAGAACACTCTTCTTAAATAAGTGAAAACTCACCGTTaacaaaaatttacttatttttacgtttttatttttatgttagtcaacatacagtactTCGTTattttctgatgtagtgttccatgattcattatttgcatatagcACTGGGTTGTATAtgcaaacaaaattttatataaggCAGCAATCTCAATTCAGATGGCAAGGTGCTAACATAAAACTAAATTGAGATCTGGTTTATCTAAAGACCACTACTGActagtatttttgtatattatggATTCAGTGCACTAACTTTGTGACCTGCCTAGCCAGTTTCCAGTCCCCACCCTGAATTGGTGAGTGAATTTAGTCAAAGCAGTTCACCTCTGTGTAACTGTGTTGTCCTCATCTTTATGAGGAGTGCAGTGAGGAATGCCTCCTGAATCTGTGAGAGATAGGAAGAGATCCCCATGGGTGGTCATTAAACCAGCGATTCACACATGCAAGTATTTGGTAATGGTTATGTATGTGACCCTTGGAAGGCTCTAAATGACAGAAGAACTTTTAGTAGTATTTCAAAGTAGGAAGTGTAGCTAAGTgtagaatattaaattatatgaCATGATTTGTGTGGCCCGTTCCTCATATTCCCATGCAGGATCTTCTACCCGAGAAGACAGATATCAGTCACTGTATACTGTCAGGATGGCCACCAGGGATCTGGCAGTAGGAGTGATCATCTTAATACAGACTGTGGTTGGAATCCTGGggaatttctgtcttctttaccATTATCTCCTCCTCCATTTCACTGGGTGTAGGCCAAAGTCCACAGATTTGATTGTTAAAAATCTGATTGTAGCCAACATTTTGGTCCTGTTTTCTCTTGGATTATATGAGTCAATGTCATCTTTTGCGTGTTATCATATCATCAGTGATTTTGGATGCAAATTTTTCCTCTATGTTCGTGGGGTGGGTAGGGGGGTGTCCATTGGCACCACCTGCCTCCTGAGTATCTTCCAGGCCATCACCATCAGCCCTAGGAAGTCCAGGTGGGCACCACTTAAAGGGAAAGCTCCCAAGTGCATTGTCCCTTCAATTGTCTTGTGCTGGGTCATACAGTTACTGGTAAATATCATGTATCCTTTGTTTATGACTATCACTTTGAAGaacaaaaacataacaaataGGAAAAGTTTCAGGCACTGTTCAAGTTTTCGtcatgagaaaaataatgatcTATTGTATGTAGCATTGTTGTCATTCCCTGATGTGGTATATTTGGGGCTTAGGCTCTCGGCCAGCAGCTCCATGGTCTTCTACCTGTACAGGCACAAGCAGAGGGTCCAACACATTCTTAAGATGAACGTCTCATCATCACCAGAGTCTACAGCCACCAAAACCATCCTTCTCCTGGTGAGCACCTTTGTCTACTTTAACACTCTCTCCTCTATCTTTCGTATTATTTGGGGTATTTTTGATTATCTCAGCTGGTACATTCTGAACGCCAGTTTGATAATCACTCTGTGTTTTCCAGTACTCAGCCCCTTTCTGCTCTTGAGCCGTGACCCCAGGATATCCGTGGTCTGCTTTGCATGGATAAGGAATGTAAAAATCCCCTCATGTTATGAGAAATATGTAAATTGTAGGAATTTCCTTAATATTCCTAATGTTGGTAATTCACTCACCCCCTTAGGATCCCCAATATAATGATGAGAAGCAAACAGAACATCATCTCCTTCAATGTTAACAATAAGTCATAATTGTAATTGTAATGTGATACTATATAATTATCTTATAAATACTCATGTGTTTGATGTTTTGATGATGGTCAGTGGAAGATCACAGAAACTATGCAATTATAAACTCCAGGTCCTGAAGTGATCTGGATATTATAGAGAAGTCTTTGAGTGTGTCAGGTAAATTTGTTATCTAAATTTCCCAGAATTGAAGTAGGAAATGAAGTTTAGGAAAAGGAACATGAAAATGGATCAGCAAGGTCATCAGTGAAAAGAAGAGAATTGTACTGGAGCGGATATTCAGGCAGTGAGTACGGTTTTGGGGAGCCAGTGatcattttgtagttttcctaCTAGAGGAGCAATAGTTAGTCATGTGATATATGATGTCATGGGAGCTTGGGAGATGagcattgtaaatattttcaggtaGAAACAGATCGAACTGAAATGGGTAGTGGAGAGCTTAGAGTT
Coding sequences:
- the LOC125088893 gene encoding LOW QUALITY PROTEIN: vomeronasal type-1 receptor 4-like (The sequence of the model RefSeq protein was modified relative to this genomic sequence to represent the inferred CDS: deleted 1 base in 1 codon), whose translation is MICVARSSYSHAGSSTREDRYQSLYTVRMATRDLAVGVIILIQTVVGILGNFCLLYHYLLLHFTGCRPKSTDLIVKNLIVANILVLFSLGLYESMSSFACYHIISDFGCKFFLYVRGVGRGVSIGTTCLLSIFQAITISPRKSRWAPLKGKAPKCIVPSIVLCWVIQLLVNIMYPLFMTITLKNKNITNRKSFRHCSSFRHEKNNDLLYVALLSFPDVVYLGLRLSASSSMVFYLYRHKQRVQHILKMNVSSSPESTATKTILLLVSTFVYFNTLSSIFRIIWGIFDYLSWYILNASLIITLCFPVLSPFLLLSRDPRISVVCFAWIRNVKSPHVMRNM